The nucleotide sequence ATTGATTCCGCCAGTATGTCAATTTGCGTTTGAGATCGCTCTTGCGCCTCAAGTAATCTGTCGATTTGCCTGTCTGTGCGCTGTTGTGCTTCCCTTAGTTGGCCGATTTGCTCACTCTGCTGAGAAATTTGCTCACCCTGCCGAGCGATTTGCTCACTCTGCTGAGAAATTTGCTCACCCTGCCGAGCGATTTGCTCACTCTGCTGAGAAATTTGCTCACTCTGTCGAGCGATTTGCCTGTCCTGTCGGGCGATCGCTTCGAGATTATTGGTGCTGGTCTGGAGATTGAGGGAGGCGATTCTTTCCAGCCTGTCCAGTTCTTCTCTGATCTCGGGGGTCATGTTGGGCGTACTCAGTTTTTTCGAGCTTAGCTGATGGAGGCTTCCCGATCGGTGGGTTGGGCGATGTTCTCTGAGCTGGCTGCCGCGATCGCGCTGGTGGAGATGGTTAGAAGGATCGCGAGAAGCAGGTTGCGGGATACAGTCATGGTCAGTAGCGAGGGGGCTTAATCTGGTCTGTCTAGAGCGCCATTCTTTAACCTTCACTCTCCCCAGTCGAACTCTTGCCAAAACTCGCTTTCCTGCAATTGCTCTCTTGCGCGTACTCGATCTAATGCTTGACTTGCCTGCGAATCTATAATTACCGGGTAAAAAAGCAACATCAGTGCTAGGGCTAGCTCGATCGTGATTCCAACATAAGAGGCAAGCTGAACCGTCTTAGCCCAGTTCCTACGCTTTGACTTGCTCATTTCTGGCTCGATCTCTAGGTCCATCGCCCAAGCTAGGGCTAGCATTCCAGCCAATGAAGGTACCGCAATAGCCAAACCAATTAATTGGATCACCAGTCTCGCCTCCACCTAAACAACCTTTGCGATTCGAGAGCAGATAGCAGTTACTCCGCTGCATAGACCACTCGCCAAGCTTCCACGGTATCGAGGCCAATGTCGTTATCAATTGATGCACCAGAGCCTTCAATGGAGATCCGGATCTTGGCCTCACCTGGAGGCGCATTGCGTAATGCTGCAGCTAACTCTTCACTGACAGGAAAGTTCCCGTTTACCCCCTCCAAGTTGTAGACGGTATCCCCAACCTTCACACGCAGACGACTGGTTTCTTGGACTGTTTCGTTGGTGTTGCAAGACCAAAAACCGCACTGTCTCTCTCGGGTGTAAGCGACGACTCTTATATAGTTGCGGCTCCAGTTGGAAATCACTCCAGCATCCTTGTTCCCCCACGTCAAGCTTCCGTCATAGTTGCGATCGAGCACTGCTAAATAATCGCCGTCGAAATCATCTCGAACCATCACTGGTTCGCTCCACGGAATCGACCTACCACTGCTAAAGGCGGTCCTCCAGTCTCCTTCATTGACAATGCGATAACCATCAGCAGTTACTTCACGACCATCCTCCTCAAAGGTTGGCTCGTAGCCTTCGCAACGGCTGTTGTGAGGAAAGCTAGTGCAAAGAGTGTCAAGATCTGGTTCAGCATTGACAGGTACAGCAGCGGCAGACATTCCGGCAAGCAGAAGGCCCGTTCCAATCATTCTCATCAACATAGTTATTGCTCAATAGCTAGTGACAGTGATAGGTATTATTGCTCCGCCGCCTGTGGCAGCCATCGCTATTAGTTCCGCCGGAATGAGCAAGGGCTACTGGCGCTATCAAAATGGCAATGCTCAAAGTAATGCCCGCGATCGGGTACAGCTTCTTTATTGGAGTTCTCACTATTATCACCTAGACAGAGATTTGATAATTACGTCAGAAGAAGCCTTACTGTAAAGAATAAACTATTGCGCACCGCGACATAGGGGCGATCGCATATCTTAAAGCCATCTATCAAACCCCGTCTAAGCAGAGACCCGTAGTTTTTCGACCTTGGGGTTGAGGTGTGTAGTGACCCAAAGACGGTCGGCAAGGACAAGGGGATCGGCATTGATGCGCTGCTCGAAGCACTGGACTTGCTCAATCAACTCGGATTTTTGGGATAATAAGCATGATAGGTGACATCCTCCCGCAGCCATTTTCACAGATGTTCCACTGGCATGAAATCAGGACTGTAGGGGGATAAGGGCAGCAACTCGATATGGAATAAGGTTTAACAGACAGCTACTCCCATCCCGGCGGAAGACTATCTAGTATCGATCTAATCACAGTAAGACTTTCAACCAGTTTTGGGTAGGCAGTCTTAGAGCGGAAAGGGAGTATCTTGTTCAAGTCGAACCGCTTGCCTCATTCGATGCGGTGATTGCGGTCTTTATTCACCGTAACTTTTGCGGTGAATTACTCGCCGTTGCCACTCTGATTCGCTATAATCGCCGCATTAGAAGCGGTGATTATGACTTGGATACATGAGCTAAAGGAATGGCCTGAGTTTACCTGGGATGATTCCCTTCTATCCGCCAAGCTGGCCGACATTCGCTATCAGCAAGGACGCTTGCTTGGGCGCATGGAAAATCTTGGATTCGACTTGCGGCGAGAAGCAAGCCTCAGTACCTTGACTAATGACGTAGTGAAGTCATCTGCCATCGAGGGTGAAGCCCTCAATTCGGAAGAAGTGCGCTCTTCGATTGCAAGAAGACTTGGGTTAGATATCGGGGGGCTAGTCCCCTCGAACCGAGATGTGGAAGGGATTGTAGAAGTAATGCTCGATGCAACCCAGCTCCACTCCAATCCCCTGACAGAGGAACGCTTGTTTGACTGGCATGCCGCCCTATTTCCAACCGGACGCAGTGGTATGCACCGAATTACAGTAGGAGCTTGGCGACCAGAAACTGCTGGACCTATGCAGATTGTCTCTGGTCCGATTGGTCAAGAGCAAATACATTTTGAAGCGCCGATGGCAACGCGCATCCCCAAAGAGATTTCCGCTTTCCTGGCTTGGTTTGAGAGCAGAACGGCTATCGATCCTGTACTGAAAGTAGGTCTGGCACATCTGTGGTTTGTGACTATCCATCCCTTTGAGGATGGAAATGGCCGGATTGCACGAGCGATCGTCGATATGGCCTTGGCTAGAGCAGATGGCACATCAGATCGCTTCTACAGTCTGTCAGCACAAATTGAAGCTGAACGAACAACCTACTATAAGTGGCTCGAGCGACAACAGCGCGGAACGCTCGATGTTACTGCGTGGCTCGATTGGTTTTTGGGCTGTCTTGGGCGAGCGATTGACAGTACTGAAGAGACGCTGGCAAGGGTTCTCTACAAAACGCAGGTTTGGTCATACGTCAATCTGCGTCCCGTCAATCTGCGACAACGTCTAATACTGAATCGGATGCTCGATGGCTTCAAAGGTTTTATGAGTACATCAAAGTACGCCAAGATTGCCAAGTGTTCGCAAGACACTGCCTTACGGGACATCCGCGACTTTCTCGAACGAGGTATTTTCGTTCGGAATGCCGGAAAGGGGCGCAGCACAACTTATCGGCTTGCAACAGCAGAAGAGCTGATATCGATTCAATAGATTCTGGGACCTGATTCAAACTCTAGTCTGAAGTTCCTCTTTGACAAAAGCTAGCTCTAACGGATTCTGTGGCGGCTGGATTGCCAGACTTAAAGCAGAAAATAAGATTCCGTATTTAATTGACAGTCGAGACCGTCTCCCCGATCGCCGCTGACATCTTATCCAGCCACTGAATTAAGAATTCGAGCTGCTGGTTTGCAGGCTGCGACCCCAAGCCACGGACGGCGACTTTACCCGGTTGATAGACAAATCGTGCTTGGAGGTGGTTCGGTAAAACCTCTTTGAGCCTTTCCCAAGCGGGTTCCTCCATCGCGGTTTCTAGAATGACATGAGCTTCCACCGGTTTAATGCGCGCGAAGCCGAGAGATTTAGCCACGTATTTGAGTTCCATCACCCGCAGCAGTTCCTGCACGGGTTTGGGTAGGGGACCGAAGCGATCGCCCCAGTCTGCCGCAATGCCTTTGAGTTCCGCCCGCGAGTTGGCAGCGGCCACCTCGCGATAGGCCGACATCTTCAGATCGGCATCGGCAATATAGCGGGTGGGAATCATGGCAGTCAGATTGAGATCCACCTGCGTGTCATCCACAGTGGGAATTTCTTGACCGCGAATTTTGGCGATCGCCTCGTTCAGCATGTCCATATATAAGTCGAAACCGATCGCATTCATCTGGCCGGATTGCTGGGCACCGAGCAGATTGCCCACACCGCGAATTTCCATATCTCGCATGGCCAGTTGATAGCCAGACCCCAATTGCGTGAACTCCTGAATGGCCCGCAGGCGCTTGCGGGCATCGTCGGTCAACTTGCTTTGCTGGCGATAAAACAACCAGGCATGGGCTTGGATGCCAGCCCGACCCACCCGACCTCTCAATTGATAGAGCTGCGCCAGACCAAAGAATTCGGCATTCTCCACCAGAATCGTATTCACCCTCGGGATATCCAGACCGGACTCGATGATGGTGGTACAGACAAGCAGGTCCGCCTCGCCGTTGTTGAAGGCGATCATGGTGGCTTCCAGTTCCCCTTCCGCCATTTGGCCGTGGGCGATCGCAATACGCAGACTGGGGATCATCAAGCGCAATCGGGCTGCAATTTCTTCGATCCCCTCCACGCGATTGACCACATAGAAGATCTGTCCGCCTCGGTCCAACTCTTGCCGAATCGCTGCGTGAACCTTCTCGGCATCGTAGGGGGATAAGTGGGTTTTAATCGGACGGCGGGAAGGGGGCGGCGTGGTAATTAGGCTCATTTCTCGCACGCCAGACAGAGACATGTAGAGGGTGCGCGGAATCGGCGTTGCCGACAGAGTAAGCACATCCACTTGGGTTTTGAGGGCTTTGATTTTCTCCTTTTGGTTCACCCCAAAGCGCTGTTCCTCGTCCACCACCAATAAACCCAAATCTTTGAACTTGACGGATTTTCCCAACAGTTGATGGGTACCCACCACAATATCCAGTTCGCCGGTTGCCAGCCGCTGTTGAATATCCTTGCGTTCGCCGGCAGTGCGAAAGCGGTTGAGCAGTCCCACTTCGATCGGGTAAGGGGCAAAGCGTTCCCGCAGGGTGTGGTAGTGCTGTTGAGCCAGGATGGTGGTGGGGGCGAGCAGGGCGGCTTGTTTGCCGGAGGTGACTGCTTTGAAGATGGCCCGCAGCGCCACCTCTGTTTTGCCGAAGCCGACATCGCCGCAGACGAGACGATCCATCGGGCGATCGCTCTCCATGTCCTGTTTCACATCCTGGGTTGCCTTGAGCTGATCGGGGGTGGGTTGATAGGGAAAAGAGTCTTCCATCTCCTGCTGCCAGGGGGAATCGCCTGGATAGGGAAATCCCCGTTGTTCCGCCCGTTTGGCGTAGAGTTCCAGCAAATCGCAGGCCACTTTTTGAATGGCTTTGCGAACTTTACCCTTGGTTTTCTCCCAAGTTTTCCCCTGCATTTTGTGCAGGACGGGCTGCTTGCTGCCAGTGGTGCGGAAGCGCGACAGCGTGTTGAGGCGATCGGCTGCCACCCGCAGCGTCCCGTCTGCATATTGAATGGCTAAATATTCGCGGGTTTCCTGATTGAGGGTCATGCTCTCCAACTTGAGGAACCGCCCGATGCCGTGGTTTTTATGTACGACAAAGTCCCCCGGCTTGAGTCGATCGGGGTCTACCTGTTTGGAGACGGCATGGCGGCGTTTGCGAACGTAGCTGGGGGTGGAGAGGGAATGTTGGCCGAAAAATTCGCGATCGGTCACCAGCAGGGTGCGGAAGGTGGGCAGGATGAAGCCTTGTACTTCAGCTAGGCCGGAATATTTGAGGGCGACGGGGGTGAGATCGGCTCCCAATTTATCGATCGCCGGAACGTCATTCGGATTGGGCACATATTGTGCGGGACAGTCGTGTTCTTGCAGCAGGGCAGCCGAGCGAGAGGGCTGGGCGGACACAATCCACACCCGCTGGTGGCGCTTCATTTCATCCCGCAAGGTTTTGGCCAGTTGACCGAATTGATGGGGGATGGAGGGTAGCGATCGGCTGGCTAGATCTAGGCCGGAGTCTTCTGTGACCAGTTCGGAGAGGTGGATCTGCTGGAATTTGTCTAGGGTTTTGGCGCAGGCGTCGAAGTCGCGATGCAGCCGAGAGAGATAGGGTTGTGCAGCTTGAATAGAGTCCCACTGTTCGTCGATGTGCTCGACCCACTGCTGGCTGTGGGCGCGACATTGATCCAGTTCGTCGATCGCCACCACCGCATTTTCCGGCAAATAATCCGCCAGACTGGCAGGCCGATCGAATGCTAGTCCCAAAAAGCGTCTCAGTCCCTGCGGTGATTCTTCCCCCTCTAGGATGGTCTGAATGTCTGGGTGGAGGTCGGCGCATTCCCTCAGGGCTGGCAGGATGGCGGCGCTGTAGCTGGTGGGGGTGAAGGTGATGGTGGGAATGCTGTCTTGCGATCGCTGTGTGGCCGGATCGAATTCGCGAATTTTTTCCAGTTCGTCGCCAAACAGCTCCAAGCGCACGGGCCATTCGGCGGAGACGGGATAGATGTCGATGATGTCCCCCCGACGGCTCCATTGGCCTTCTCGTTCTACTAAGGAGACGCGCTCGTAGCCGAGGCGGCTGAGGCGATCGCTCAGTTCTTTCACAGTTAAGGTATCTCCCGGTTGCAGCCGAAAGCAGAAGTTGCGGAAGACATCGGGTGGGGGCAGGTGGGGTTGGAGGGCGCGTTCGGTGGCGACGATCGCCAGCCGATCGGGGTGGGCGGCGAGGTCGGTCAGGGCTTGCAGTTGGCCCCAGACCAGTTCGTCTTCGGGATCGAAGGGTTCGTAGGGGGAGGTTTCGGTGGTGGGGTAGAAGTGGACGGTAGACCAGCCCATTGCTTCCAGTTGGGTGGACCAGCGACCGGCTTCTTCGAGGGTGGCGGTGATGACCAGCAGGGGGCGATCGCCCTTCTGTGCGAGGGCGGAAGCCACCAGTCCTTTAGGGATGCGGGCTAGACCGCTGAGGGGGAGGGTGCCGTGGGTGGCGAGTTTAGATTGCAGGTCGTCGGCAAGGGGCATTTGCCCCATTGCGCGCACGATGGGTAGGAAGGACATGGGCGATGAGTCGTGGGGTCTATCGATCCATTGTGGTCTCGATTGCGAGCTTAGTGAAGCATCAAGTCTGGGGGCTAGCTGGGCAAAAGTATCAGTTGCTGAGCGGCTCATCGCGATCGGGACTAAACTCACCTCTCGTCATGCAAGAGGTCGCTATATCTAGCTTTGGCCGCAAGGCACACGCGCGACTCAAATCAATGCGTATGATTGAGTAAAGCTGGATGACCCCTCCCCCGTATGGATGACCGCGAGCTAACCACACTTTTGCAAGATTTGGAATCTGACAGGATCGAGCGTAAGGCTTCGGCTTCAGATCCCGCCAAAATCCGGCAGGCAATTTGTGCTTTTGCCAATGACTTGCCAAATCATGGGCAGCCCGGAGTGATTTTCATTGGGGTTCACGATGACGGTGAGTGTGCTGATTTACCCATTACTGACGAACTGCTTCGGACTCTTGCCGATATGCGATCGGATGGCAATATCTTGCCATTGCCAGTCTTGACTATTGGCAAAAAAGTTATCAGTGGGTGCGAGCTGGCGATCGCGATCGTTGAGCCATCTGATGCTCCTCCCGTTAGATTTAAAGGTCGTACTTGGATTCGGGTTGGTCCTCGTCGTGCGATCGCAACTCCAGAGGAAGAGCGCCGCTTAAATGAGAGGCGGCGAGCAAAAGATTTACCATTTGACCTGCGGCCTTTTCCATCCGCCCGCATCGAAGATCTGAATTTAAAACTCTTTCAAAGAGAATATTTAACATCAGCGCTAGCACCAGATGTTTTGGAAGAAAACCAACGATCGGTCGAGCAACAGCTCACATCTCTAAGGTTTGTCACACCAGAGCCAGAAATGGACCCAACCATGCTGGGAATCTTGGTGGTGGGTAAAGAGCCCAGACAATTTATTCCTGGAGCGTACATTCAGTTTGTCAGATTTGCCGGAGTGGAATTAACCGATCCAATTCGCAATCAGAAGGAAATCAATGGCTCCTTGATAGGCTTACTTCGATTATTGGATGAAATTCTTCAAGCTAATATTTCAGTATCCTCAGATATTTCAACGCAACCCATCGAGCTTAGGCAACCCGACTATCCGATCGTAGCGTTACAACAATTGGTCCGAAATGCTGTTATGCACCGCTCTTACGAAGCAACGAATGCTCCTATACGGCTATATTGGTTTGAAAATCGCATCGAGATTCAGAACCCAGGCGGACCTTTTGGTCAAGTTAACGAACGGAATTTTGGCACGGGAATTACCGATTATCGCAATCCGCATCTAGCTGAGGCGATGAGGAATTTGGGGTACGTGCAGAGATTTGGAATAGGAATTCCAACTGCTCAAAAACAGTTAGAGAAGAATGGCAGTCCTCCTGTCGAATTTTTATTTGGTGATTCCTACATGTCGGCGATCGTGAAGAGGCATCCATGAATATCCCAGTTATTGCCTTCTTTAACAACAAAGGAGGAGTTGGAAAAACATCACTTGTCTATCATTTAGCGTGGATGTATCACGATTTAGAATTGCGAGTGGTGACAGCCGATTTCGATCCTCAAGCAAATCTTACGGCTGCATTCTTGGATGAGGATAGATTGGAAGAAATTTGGGAGAAAGAAGATGATTCATATAATACTGTCTATCGATGTATTCGACCTCTGATTAGAGGTGTTGGTGACATTGCAGGGCCACAATTAGAAAGGATCGAAGATGGATTGCACCTTCTGGTTGGAGATTTGCAACTGTCTGGATTTGAAGACGATCTATCTGCTGAATGGCCGGGATGTCTCGATCGAAAGGAGCGATCTTTTCGAATTATTTCTGCTTTCTGGCGACTATTGTCGAAAGCCAGAGAAAGCTGTAGTGCCGATGTTGTTTTGGTTGACCTAGGGCCTAATCTGGGAGCCATCAATCGTGCAGCCTTAATTGCGGCCGATTATGTTGTAGTTCCACTGTCGCCGGATCTATTTTCATTGCAGGGACTGAAGAATTTAGGACCGACCCTGCAACGATGGCGAGAGGAGTGGCAAGAGAGATATAGGAAAAATCCAGCACCAGATTTATATCTGCCACAAGGTAAAATGCAGCCTGTAGGATATGTTGTTCTACAACATGGGGTTCGCTTCGATCGGCCGGTCAAAGCGTTTCAACGCTGGATCGTGAGAATCCCCCAGATTTATAACGATAAAGTTGCTCTGAAACATGGAAAAGCAAATGTAGCTTTGGCTGACGATCCAAACTGCTTGGCATTACTCAAACATTACCAAAGCCTGATGCCAATGGCTCAAGAGGCTCGCAAGCCAATTTTTTATCTGAAGCCTGCAGACGGAGCGATCGGTGCCCACGTTTATGCAGTCAAGAATGTTTATGGAGACTTTAAGTGTTTAGCTCGAAAAATTGCCGAGCAGACTGGATTGCGGTTGCCTTCCGAACCATTACTTCCTGAATCTGAATCGGGTTGACGAGATCTTGTCTGCTATTCACTACCTACTGGAGCTATCCAGATCCAATCATGAATTTCATTGCGCTAGAGGACCTAGACCGTGAATCCTAAGACTGCTCTACAGGCGAGTATTTCTGGCACCGTCTTTGTGGCTTTGTGTTGTTTCACCCCAATCCTAGTGGTGGTGTTTGGAGCTGTGGGATTGAGTGCTTGGGTTGGATATCTCGATTTCGTTTTGCTGCCTGCGCTGGGAGTCATGGTCGGGCTCTCAATTGTTTCGTATTTTCGCTACCGCCGTTATTGTTACCAGGAGTCTGGCAAGCAAGGAGAAGATTTGAGATGAGTGAATGTTGTAGCGTGTCTCAACCGTCCCGGACTCAAAGGATTTGTCCGATTGATGGCAGTTTGGGGCAACCCGTGCAGCCGATTACCCTGAAAAGTCTACTCAGCCCTGCTGCTCTCATACATTTCGAGCCTCAACAATCCTATAGTTTTTGTTCTAGCCCCGCCTGCGAGGTGGTCTATTTTTCGCCACAGGGGCAGACCTTCACAACGGTTGATGTGAAAGTGCCGGTTTGCCAAAAAGAGGGGGGGGAAGATGTGCCGGTTTGCTATTGCTTTGGTTGGACGCGGCAGCGGATGCGGCAGGCGATCGCCCAGAGCGATCCCATTGATGTGTGTGAATTCATCTCCGAGCGCGTTAAAGCTCGTCAGTGCGGTTGTGAGGTGAATAACCCTCAGGGGCGCTGTTGTTTGGCCAATGTGCGAGCGGCGATCGCCTCTATGTCAGATCGATGAACACTGGTGTTGCAGGAAGCCCCAAAATAATTTCGCACTGCCCTGTGATGCTGTTCCGAGCCCACAAAAAAAGCAATTAAAGCAGACGTATCGACCAGAACCGCACGAGTCACAGGCGATCGTACAGAACATCATCAACCGATTCAGCATAGTTAGTCGTTCCTTCTTCCCGGCGATCGCCCACTTCGCCCTCTCTAGCAGGTACCTCAATTGCCCCACACAACTCCCAAGTACTGGTTTGACTAATGTCGAACGGCACAACGTCCCGATTCAAATGCTGTTTCAAAGCCCCCAGAACAATCGCCTGAAGCAACTCGCGATCTACTTGCTCCAGCGCCTCAATCCATTCATCGGGAACCGCAATCGTTAACTCAGCCATCGTCTTGAATCCTAACCAGCCACCCAGAAACTAACACACCCAACGCGATCGCCCCTCAGCCCCTACCGTCGCCAAACTGTCCCTCTCCGCTCGTACTCCAACTCCAACTCCACCGCAGCCATCTCCACCGCCGTCCTCAACACCTCGAAAGGGGCGATCGCATCCAACTCGTCAAACCCATCGAAAATAACCACTTGAACTTTCATGCCAAACGCCTAATTTAAAGACACCACCCCCAGCCAGAGATCCCCAGCCCAATATCCTGACGCGCCGCCAATAACCCAAAACTCCCCTCCAGCCCAGCCCGCGTGCTAGGATTTATGACTGTCCCAATCAGGCGCAGGGCATTGACCGTTCAACCCATTCAAAAGCTACTGATCGCCAATCGTGGCGAAATCGCCCTTCGCATCATTCGCACCTGCGCCGAACTGGGAATCGCCACCGTTGCCGTCTATTCCACTGCCGATCGCGACTCCCTTCCCGTCCAACTGGCCGACGAAGCCGTCTGCGTGGGCGAGCCCCCCAGCAACCGCAGCTACCTCAACATCCCTAACATTATCTCCGCCGCCCTCACCACCGGAGCTGACGCCATCCACCCCGGCTACGGCTTCTTAGCCGAAAACGCCCGCTTCGCCGAAATATGCGCCGATCACAACATCACCTTTGTGGGGCCGCGCCCGGAAAACATTCGCAACATGGGAGACAAAGCCACCGCCCGCGCCACCATGCAGGCCGCCAAAGTACCCACCGTCCCCGGCAGCCCCGGCCTGATTGAATCGGACAAAGCGGCGATCGCCACTGCAGAAGCGATTGGCTACCCCGTCATCATCAAAGCCACCGCAGGCGGCGGCGGTCGCGGTATGCGGGTGGCCTGGAGTGCCGACGACCTGCTGGGCATGATGCGCACTGCCCAAGGGGAAGCCGAAGCCGCCTTTGGCAATGGGGGCGTCTACATCGAAAAATTTGTCGAAAACCCCCGCCACATCGAATTTCAAATTTTGAGCGACAGCTACGGCAACGCCATTCACCTGCACGAGCGGGACTGCTCCATCCAACGCCGCCACCAAAAGCTGCTGGAAGAAGCCCCCAGCCCCGCCCTGACCGATCGCCTGCGACAGGCAATGGGAAAGGCTGCCGTGCGGGTGGCCAAGGCGATTAACTATGTCGGAGCGGGCACCGTCGAGTTCCTCGTGGATAAACACGGTAACTTTTACTTCATGGAGATGAATACCCGCATTCAGGTGGAACATCCCGTCACCGAAATGATTACTGGCCTTGACTTAATTGCCGAGCAATTGCGGGTGGCGCGGGGCGAGAAACTCCGCTGGAAGCAGGCAGATGTGCCGCTGATGGGTCACGCGATCGAGTGCCGCATCAACGCCGAAGAGCCCGATCGCGATTTTCGCCCCCACCCCGGCAAAATCAGCGCCTATCTCCCTCCCGGCGGCCCCGGCGTCCGGGTCGATTCCCATATCTATACCGACTACTCCATCCCCCCCAACTATGACTCCCTGATCGGCAAGCTGATCGTCTGGGGACCCGATCGCCAGTCGGCCATTCAACGCATGCGGCGGGCCTTGGGGGAATGTGCCATTACCGGCGTGCCCACGACGATTAATTTCCACCAAAAGATTCTGCACAACGAGGCCTTCTTGGCGGCGGAGGTCTACACCAATTTCATTCAGAAGCACATGTTGCCGGAGTCTAAATAGCGCGCAGATCGGGCAGGGGCAGGTCGCGATCGCTGGCACGATCCAGCCCCCACTGATGCATCGCATTCAACACTGGCTTCAACTGGCGACCCGCTTCTGTGAGGGAATATTCCACTTTGGGGGGCACTTGTTTGTACACCTCCCGATGGATGATGCCATCCGCTTCCAACTCGCGCAGTTGCTGGGTCAGCATTTTTTGCGTAATGCCGGTCAGGGCGCGGTGGAGTTGGTTAAACCGCCGCGTGCCCTCAAACAGTTCTCGCAAGATCAACACTTTCCAGCGCCCGCCGATCGCCTTGAGGGCAATCTCCACCGGGCAGGAGGCTTTTTCAGTTGGGCCTGACGAATTCGCCATCGGATGGGCCTCAATAGTTTTGTTTTGGCTCAATAGTTTCTTTTGGGTAAGTACCTTACTAAAAAGTGCATACTTACACTTTTCTCTGTGTCATTGTAGATTGAATGCATGGGAATTCGCCAACTGCAAACGCGATATCCCGATCTCGAATTTACCCCATCTTTCAGGACAGAAATTCATGAGCGAACCCGTTATTGCCGATCGCAAGCCCAGCGTGACAACTCTAGAATCCGGCACCTATTATTGGTGTGCTTGCGGTCAGTCCGGCAGTCAGCCCTTCTGTGACGGCTCCCATTCCGGCACTGAGTTTGCACCCCAGGAATTTGCCCTAGAAGA is from Synechococcus sp. PCC 7336 and encodes:
- a CDS encoding copper chaperone Copz family protein, with amino-acid sequence MSECCSVSQPSRTQRICPIDGSLGQPVQPITLKSLLSPAALIHFEPQQSYSFCSSPACEVVYFSPQGQTFTTVDVKVPVCQKEGGEDVPVCYCFGWTRQRMRQAIAQSDPIDVCEFISERVKARQCGCEVNNPQGRCCLANVRAAIASMSDR
- a CDS encoding ParA family protein, which gives rise to MNIPVIAFFNNKGGVGKTSLVYHLAWMYHDLELRVVTADFDPQANLTAAFLDEDRLEEIWEKEDDSYNTVYRCIRPLIRGVGDIAGPQLERIEDGLHLLVGDLQLSGFEDDLSAEWPGCLDRKERSFRIISAFWRLLSKARESCSADVVLVDLGPNLGAINRAALIAADYVVVPLSPDLFSLQGLKNLGPTLQRWREEWQERYRKNPAPDLYLPQGKMQPVGYVVLQHGVRFDRPVKAFQRWIVRIPQIYNDKVALKHGKANVALADDPNCLALLKHYQSLMPMAQEARKPIFYLKPADGAIGAHVYAVKNVYGDFKCLARKIAEQTGLRLPSEPLLPESESG
- a CDS encoding ATP-binding protein, which codes for MDDRELTTLLQDLESDRIERKASASDPAKIRQAICAFANDLPNHGQPGVIFIGVHDDGECADLPITDELLRTLADMRSDGNILPLPVLTIGKKVISGCELAIAIVEPSDAPPVRFKGRTWIRVGPRRAIATPEEERRLNERRRAKDLPFDLRPFPSARIEDLNLKLFQREYLTSALAPDVLEENQRSVEQQLTSLRFVTPEPEMDPTMLGILVVGKEPRQFIPGAYIQFVRFAGVELTDPIRNQKEINGSLIGLLRLLDEILQANISVSSDISTQPIELRQPDYPIVALQQLVRNAVMHRSYEATNAPIRLYWFENRIEIQNPGGPFGQVNERNFGTGITDYRNPHLAEAMRNLGYVQRFGIGIPTAQKQLEKNGSPPVEFLFGDSYMSAIVKRHP
- the mfd gene encoding transcription-repair coupling factor, yielding MSFLPIVRAMGQMPLADDLQSKLATHGTLPLSGLARIPKGLVASALAQKGDRPLLVITATLEEAGRWSTQLEAMGWSTVHFYPTTETSPYEPFDPEDELVWGQLQALTDLAAHPDRLAIVATERALQPHLPPPDVFRNFCFRLQPGDTLTVKELSDRLSRLGYERVSLVEREGQWSRRGDIIDIYPVSAEWPVRLELFGDELEKIREFDPATQRSQDSIPTITFTPTSYSAAILPALRECADLHPDIQTILEGEESPQGLRRFLGLAFDRPASLADYLPENAVVAIDELDQCRAHSQQWVEHIDEQWDSIQAAQPYLSRLHRDFDACAKTLDKFQQIHLSELVTEDSGLDLASRSLPSIPHQFGQLAKTLRDEMKRHQRVWIVSAQPSRSAALLQEHDCPAQYVPNPNDVPAIDKLGADLTPVALKYSGLAEVQGFILPTFRTLLVTDREFFGQHSLSTPSYVRKRRHAVSKQVDPDRLKPGDFVVHKNHGIGRFLKLESMTLNQETREYLAIQYADGTLRVAADRLNTLSRFRTTGSKQPVLHKMQGKTWEKTKGKVRKAIQKVACDLLELYAKRAEQRGFPYPGDSPWQQEMEDSFPYQPTPDQLKATQDVKQDMESDRPMDRLVCGDVGFGKTEVALRAIFKAVTSGKQAALLAPTTILAQQHYHTLRERFAPYPIEVGLLNRFRTAGERKDIQQRLATGELDIVVGTHQLLGKSVKFKDLGLLVVDEEQRFGVNQKEKIKALKTQVDVLTLSATPIPRTLYMSLSGVREMSLITTPPPSRRPIKTHLSPYDAEKVHAAIRQELDRGGQIFYVVNRVEGIEEIAARLRLMIPSLRIAIAHGQMAEGELEATMIAFNNGEADLLVCTTIIESGLDIPRVNTILVENAEFFGLAQLYQLRGRVGRAGIQAHAWLFYRQQSKLTDDARKRLRAIQEFTQLGSGYQLAMRDMEIRGVGNLLGAQQSGQMNAIGFDLYMDMLNEAIAKIRGQEIPTVDDTQVDLNLTAMIPTRYIADADLKMSAYREVAAANSRAELKGIAADWGDRFGPLPKPVQELLRVMELKYVAKSLGFARIKPVEAHVILETAMEEPAWERLKEVLPNHLQARFVYQPGKVAVRGLGSQPANQQLEFLIQWLDKMSAAIGETVSTVN
- a CDS encoding Fic family protein, producing the protein MTWIHELKEWPEFTWDDSLLSAKLADIRYQQGRLLGRMENLGFDLRREASLSTLTNDVVKSSAIEGEALNSEEVRSSIARRLGLDIGGLVPSNRDVEGIVEVMLDATQLHSNPLTEERLFDWHAALFPTGRSGMHRITVGAWRPETAGPMQIVSGPIGQEQIHFEAPMATRIPKEISAFLAWFESRTAIDPVLKVGLAHLWFVTIHPFEDGNGRIARAIVDMALARADGTSDRFYSLSAQIEAERTTYYKWLERQQRGTLDVTAWLDWFLGCLGRAIDSTEETLARVLYKTQVWSYVNLRPVNLRQRLILNRMLDGFKGFMSTSKYAKIAKCSQDTALRDIRDFLERGIFVRNAGKGRSTTYRLATAEELISIQ
- the merF gene encoding mercury resistance system transport protein MerF, whose product is MNPKTALQASISGTVFVALCCFTPILVVVFGAVGLSAWVGYLDFVLLPALGVMVGLSIVSYFRYRRYCYQESGKQGEDLR
- a CDS encoding YHYH domain-containing protein, with amino-acid sequence MIIVRTPIKKLYPIAGITLSIAILIAPVALAHSGGTNSDGCHRRRSNNTYHCH